One Candidatus Thermodiscus eudorianus DNA segment encodes these proteins:
- a CDS encoding amino acid racemase, whose translation MDDRIIGVVGGLSPYSTILYYKFLVEAYREKRGRDPRILLYSVPVQEMCSYVKSDNVEGARRLLSDALRALSSLGADPIILAANTPHVFLDDETIRESIGGREFIDIREAVLSKIKSLGVKRIGLLATKATVEKRLYHDYLEGHGIEVITPSRLSQERLDTLIEKLTTGVIPSSEKLTMATIVSELVGKGAEAILYGCTELSLLIGRVSINKPVIDSLTEHVRYVIDKVTGTQ comes from the coding sequence ATGGATGATAGGATAATCGGCGTGGTGGGAGGGCTAAGCCCCTACTCGACAATCCTATACTACAAGTTCCTAGTCGAGGCCTACAGGGAGAAGAGGGGGAGGGACCCCCGCATACTCCTCTACAGCGTGCCGGTCCAAGAGATGTGTAGCTATGTCAAGTCAGACAATGTAGAAGGTGCTAGAAGGCTTCTGAGCGATGCCCTAAGAGCTCTATCCAGCCTCGGCGCCGACCCCATAATACTGGCGGCCAATACGCCCCACGTGTTCCTAGACGACGAAACGATAAGAGAGTCGATCGGCGGTAGGGAGTTCATTGACATAAGGGAGGCCGTACTCTCCAAGATCAAGTCACTGGGAGTGAAGAGGATAGGCCTCCTCGCCACCAAGGCCACGGTGGAGAAGAGACTCTACCACGACTATCTGGAAGGCCACGGGATAGAGGTTATAACACCAAGCAGGCTATCACAGGAGCGCCTAGACACGCTGATAGAAAAGTTAACCACCGGAGTCATACCCAGCTCGGAGAAGCTGACAATGGCCACGATAGTCTCAGAGCTAGTCGGCAAAGGCGCCGAAGCAATCCTCTATGGCTGCACGGAGCTCTCGCTACTAATAGGCCGGGTCTCGATCAACAAGCCAGTTATAGACAGCCTAACCGAGCACGTGAGATACGTAATAGACAAGGTGACTGGTACACAATAA
- a CDS encoding HIT domain-containing protein, producing the protein MEDQSKPWYKILYAPWRMKYITGSERHEGCVFCKAPELDDKSALIVYRGRLSYVILNKYPYNSGHVMIVPYRHVSSIEDLTLPELAEMSLLVKATLKALREAYKPHGFNIGVNIGEAAGAGIAGHVHIHVLPRWCGDTNFTVMFSATKVVPEELEATYEKLKSILPGKVREVLEEEGVEWDTSS; encoded by the coding sequence TTGGAGGATCAATCGAAGCCATGGTACAAGATACTCTACGCGCCCTGGCGCATGAAATACATAACGGGCTCCGAGAGGCACGAGGGATGCGTCTTCTGTAAGGCCCCGGAGCTAGACGACAAGTCGGCGCTGATAGTGTATAGGGGGAGGCTGTCCTACGTCATACTAAACAAGTACCCCTACAACTCGGGCCACGTAATGATAGTACCCTACAGGCACGTCTCCAGCATCGAGGACCTCACGCTACCGGAGCTGGCCGAGATGTCGCTCCTGGTCAAGGCAACCCTGAAAGCCCTCCGCGAGGCCTACAAGCCCCATGGATTCAACATAGGAGTCAACATCGGGGAAGCCGCCGGCGCCGGTATTGCTGGCCACGTCCACATACACGTTCTACCGAGGTGGTGCGGGGATACGAACTTCACGGTAATGTTCTCGGCGACCAAGGTGGTCCCGGAGGAGCTAGAGGCTACATACGAGAAGCTCAAAAGCATACTCCCCGGGAAGGTAAGGGAGGTGCTAGAGGAGGAAGGAGTGGAATGGGACACCTCTTCATAG
- a CDS encoding DHHA1 domain-containing protein codes for MGHLFIVTHTDLDGAGSAAAALIAYGRGIDESTILFAEPYNLDEVLSSLSGNLDSGDRIVVSDLGPNRDSIDNVLRLVGEFTGQGVAVDWYDHHIWPDEWREAMRRAGVRLTIDTSTCATGVVARYATKYNETEYTEYLKELESTVCAADLWRWDHPLAPKLFRVADTRYNEGSNEWRRKLIAKFSQGVLWDEELDEKLQEYLNRELENFNKIISTTVVAEGECRVAAAFKERGPPANSFIGASLLSRYNADIAVIIRGNGGLSLRSRGVNVQIVALSLGGGGHPRAAGARLDIPLLVRLFGRLWRKAVPRYAARLVLKTAEETGVCRGIGSEVESARMM; via the coding sequence ATGGGACACCTCTTCATAGTAACGCACACAGACCTCGACGGAGCCGGTTCTGCCGCCGCCGCCCTAATAGCCTATGGCAGGGGGATAGACGAGTCGACCATCCTATTCGCGGAGCCCTACAACCTGGACGAGGTGTTGTCGAGCCTATCCGGTAACCTGGACAGCGGCGATAGAATAGTTGTATCAGACCTAGGCCCCAATAGGGATTCCATAGACAACGTCCTAAGGCTGGTGGGGGAGTTCACAGGCCAGGGTGTAGCAGTCGACTGGTACGACCATCACATATGGCCCGATGAATGGCGGGAGGCAATGCGTAGGGCGGGTGTCAGGCTGACCATAGACACCTCAACATGCGCCACGGGCGTCGTAGCGAGATACGCCACGAAGTACAATGAAACAGAGTATACCGAGTACCTGAAGGAGCTCGAATCCACGGTATGCGCCGCCGACCTGTGGAGGTGGGATCACCCGCTCGCGCCTAAGCTCTTCCGGGTGGCGGATACACGCTATAACGAGGGCTCCAACGAATGGCGCAGGAAGCTGATAGCAAAGTTCTCCCAGGGCGTTCTATGGGACGAGGAGCTAGATGAGAAACTCCAGGAGTACCTCAACAGGGAGCTAGAGAACTTCAACAAGATAATCTCCACCACCGTAGTCGCGGAAGGCGAGTGCAGGGTAGCGGCGGCCTTCAAAGAGAGGGGACCCCCAGCCAATAGCTTCATCGGGGCGAGCCTACTCTCCAGGTACAATGCAGACATAGCGGTTATCATAAGAGGTAACGGGGGCCTCTCACTGAGAAGCAGAGGGGTTAACGTGCAGATAGTAGCCCTCTCTCTCGGCGGGGGCGGGCACCCCCGGGCCGCGGGCGCCCGGCTCGACATACCCCTGCTAGTCAGGTTATTCGGCAGGCTCTGGAGGAAGGCTGTCCCGAGGTATGCGGCTAGGCTCGTGCTTAAGACCGCCGAGGAAACAGGTGTATGTAGGGGGATAGGCTCCGAAGTAGAGTCGGCAAGGATGATGTAG
- a CDS encoding DUF4129 domain-containing protein produces the protein MKPVIGLLVIILTLLAPLEASAQELPRHPPLVPKKAIEPRAALLVDPGDLAYLASTASYQAGVVANLTGKKFTTLAPLVNLLDDISRLFLAAARANSSTPQVFEGAGSVEEKLATLRGYMGQLAAGDLRDLAMDTPVVIPACRSELEIDGKPIVVYRVSNPYMPLELQDCRVPRDEVRLETALDSILALLAFNSSVKIDGMYLIVTVHVPRDTAYPEVVDSILQGRLGWKVAEILSKSRLEVNETLIEELLGIVKNGSEAEALNALRTLNYYAKQGLIDEDTYLEALKIYRDRFGTIAPLTSQENRGKNQVEVNISSFLTGLEDVVKGAEKARASVQVSKKQPSREARGWHLSQPSPTIVVIAGIGLLAIALAAERDRLRPGLDVARILLGKPPSRPSPSTCYRLFVTALAMRGLKKEPWETPREYFERIRGRVSHDVAALLESLTTAYEDAVYGLEEVSVDPGACIAGARRVVIHGV, from the coding sequence GTGAAGCCGGTAATCGGCCTGCTGGTGATAATACTAACCCTACTAGCCCCGCTGGAGGCTAGTGCACAGGAACTGCCTCGGCACCCGCCACTCGTCCCCAAGAAGGCTATAGAGCCCAGGGCTGCCCTACTGGTCGACCCTGGCGACCTGGCCTACCTGGCGAGCACTGCGAGCTATCAGGCTGGCGTCGTGGCTAATCTCACGGGGAAGAAGTTCACCACCCTGGCCCCTCTAGTAAACCTGCTCGACGATATCTCGCGATTGTTCCTAGCCGCCGCTAGGGCCAACTCGTCTACTCCACAGGTCTTCGAGGGCGCTGGAAGCGTTGAAGAGAAGCTTGCAACCCTGCGCGGCTACATGGGCCAGCTGGCCGCTGGCGACCTGAGAGACCTGGCTATGGATACGCCCGTGGTGATACCAGCTTGTAGGTCGGAGCTCGAAATCGATGGAAAGCCCATAGTAGTGTATAGGGTATCGAACCCGTACATGCCCCTGGAGCTACAGGACTGCCGTGTTCCTAGAGACGAGGTCAGGCTGGAAACCGCGCTGGACTCGATACTAGCCTTACTCGCGTTTAATTCATCCGTGAAGATAGATGGCATGTACCTAATCGTCACTGTCCACGTCCCCAGGGACACCGCGTACCCGGAAGTCGTGGACTCGATACTCCAGGGCAGGCTGGGCTGGAAGGTGGCCGAGATCCTCTCCAAGTCCAGGCTTGAGGTTAATGAAACCCTCATCGAGGAACTACTCGGTATAGTAAAGAATGGCTCCGAGGCCGAGGCATTGAATGCCCTGAGAACGCTGAACTACTACGCGAAACAGGGCCTCATAGACGAGGACACGTACCTCGAAGCCCTTAAAATCTACAGGGACAGGTTCGGGACAATAGCCCCCTTGACCAGCCAGGAAAACAGGGGCAAGAACCAGGTCGAAGTCAACATCTCATCATTCCTAACAGGACTCGAAGACGTAGTCAAAGGCGCCGAGAAAGCCAGAGCCTCGGTGCAAGTAAGCAAGAAACAGCCAAGCCGGGAAGCCAGGGGGTGGCACCTATCACAGCCTAGCCCCACGATAGTGGTAATAGCGGGCATAGGGCTACTAGCCATCGCACTAGCCGCCGAGAGGGACAGGCTAAGACCGGGCCTAGACGTGGCCAGGATACTCCTGGGCAAGCCGCCCTCGCGGCCGAGCCCATCCACATGCTACCGCCTCTTCGTGACGGCGCTAGCCATGAGGGGGCTGAAGAAAGAGCCCTGGGAGACTCCGCGGGAGTACTTTGAGAGGATCCGTGGGAGGGTTTCACATGATGTCGCAGCCCTACTCGAATCACTGACTACTGCATACGAGGACGCCGTGTACGGCCTGGAGGAGGTCAGCGTTGACCCCGGAGCCTGTATAGCTGGGGCTAGGAGGGTGGTGATACATGGAGTCTAG
- a CDS encoding MoxR family ATPase, which yields MVEVSRVERVASRIISEVSKIIVGKEHELRLLLASLLAGGHVLLVGVPGVSKTSLAKSLAMSLNLDFKRIQFTPDLLPADILGTMVYNQATGDFRFRKGPIFANIVLADEINRASPRTQSAFIEAMQEGQVTIEGVTHKLPRPFIVIATMNPIEFEGVYPLPEAQVDRFLMKIDIGYPGYEEEKEILKRVDVIEEFNINPVASGDDILEAQRTIRRVRVSDPVIDYIVRIVRATREHPLARLGASPRASIYLMRTAQAWAAMAARSYVTPDDVKEVAIPVLSHRILPKPGAASDPGVQARIVQQVLGSEPTPSPPWSD from the coding sequence GTGGTCGAGGTTAGCAGAGTTGAGAGGGTAGCCTCAAGGATCATCTCCGAGGTATCAAAGATTATAGTGGGCAAGGAACACGAGTTAAGGCTACTGCTCGCATCGCTCCTCGCAGGAGGCCATGTTCTCCTCGTCGGCGTGCCCGGCGTCTCGAAGACGAGCCTGGCCAAGTCGCTTGCGATGAGCTTGAACCTGGACTTCAAGAGGATACAGTTCACGCCGGATTTACTTCCAGCCGATATACTCGGGACAATGGTATACAACCAGGCTACAGGCGACTTCAGGTTCAGGAAGGGACCCATATTCGCGAACATAGTGTTGGCGGATGAAATCAACAGGGCCAGCCCTAGGACCCAGAGCGCCTTCATAGAAGCCATGCAGGAGGGCCAGGTGACCATAGAGGGCGTCACCCACAAGCTGCCGAGGCCCTTCATAGTCATAGCAACCATGAACCCGATAGAGTTCGAGGGCGTCTACCCCTTGCCCGAGGCCCAGGTCGACAGGTTCCTAATGAAGATTGACATAGGGTATCCAGGCTACGAGGAGGAGAAGGAGATACTAAAGCGGGTGGACGTTATAGAGGAGTTCAACATAAACCCCGTCGCCTCAGGAGACGATATACTAGAGGCCCAGAGGACGATAAGGAGGGTGAGGGTCTCGGACCCGGTAATAGACTATATCGTGAGGATCGTTAGAGCCACGCGAGAACACCCGCTAGCCAGGCTAGGCGCCAGCCCGAGAGCCTCAATATACCTCATGAGGACTGCCCAGGCCTGGGCAGCGATGGCCGCGAGGAGCTACGTGACACCCGACGATGTAAAGGAGGTAGCCATACCAGTCCTATCCCATAGAATCCTCCCCAAACCCGGCGCCGCCAGTGATCCCGGAGTCCAGGCCAGGATCGTTCAACAAGTCCTCGGGAGCGAGCCGACGCCAAGCCCTCCCTGGAGTGACTAG
- a CDS encoding DUF58 domain-containing protein, translated as MARIIERGLTREGHTLILVGLVLLAWGIYSSSEYLLGLGLAISMVPLAGLLIVEAGLSQVTGRTQRIVAGVPVEGRLALVEFQGDMDSITVLPLTVELRDEAPPNVEVVGSTSVKAIVLPGTRFYVNYKVVARTGLRRFGRATARITDLLGLYRVAIEFTPLGDSYLRATPRIEYADLGKEAVGDLPAIVRLTARHRGTEFYMVREYQEGDDPRLIDWKATARLSTLVVKEMRQEASSPAIILFTPSPLGDRGEPGRTPFERLARIVAGLAESLSRLNRQIGFIGLVEEPVVVPPLAGPRGFAGVVDGISNTPPESPLPGNVALILREYMEKYVRERPLIIVVSPGSYLEEVASKLSPLIKEMNLKFIGVGLEGGEVKVSWTRGA; from the coding sequence GTGGCTAGGATAATAGAGAGGGGGCTCACAAGGGAGGGTCATACACTCATCCTGGTAGGCCTGGTGCTGCTAGCCTGGGGCATATACTCTTCCTCGGAATACCTGCTCGGCCTCGGCCTGGCGATATCCATGGTTCCACTGGCGGGGTTGTTAATTGTCGAGGCAGGCCTCTCCCAGGTGACTGGGAGGACCCAGAGGATAGTCGCAGGCGTGCCGGTCGAGGGTAGACTGGCCCTAGTGGAGTTCCAAGGCGACATGGACAGTATCACTGTACTCCCGTTGACAGTCGAGTTGAGGGACGAGGCGCCGCCTAATGTAGAGGTTGTCGGGTCGACCAGTGTCAAGGCGATAGTTCTCCCGGGGACGAGGTTCTACGTCAATTACAAGGTCGTGGCGAGGACGGGGCTCAGAAGGTTCGGCCGCGCCACTGCCAGGATCACGGATCTCCTAGGACTCTATAGGGTGGCGATAGAGTTCACGCCCCTCGGCGACTCGTACTTGAGGGCGACGCCCAGGATAGAGTACGCTGATCTCGGCAAGGAGGCTGTAGGCGATTTGCCAGCCATCGTGAGGCTGACGGCAAGGCATAGGGGCACCGAGTTCTACATGGTGAGGGAGTATCAGGAAGGCGATGACCCGAGGTTGATCGACTGGAAGGCTACTGCTAGGCTATCCACCCTCGTTGTCAAGGAGATGCGGCAGGAGGCCTCAAGCCCCGCCATCATACTATTCACCCCCTCTCCGCTAGGCGACAGGGGAGAACCCGGTAGGACGCCCTTTGAAAGGCTAGCCAGGATCGTTGCTGGCCTTGCGGAGTCGTTGTCGCGGCTTAACAGGCAGATCGGGTTTATCGGCTTGGTGGAGGAACCCGTGGTGGTCCCCCCTCTGGCGGGGCCGCGTGGGTTCGCTGGCGTGGTCGATGGAATATCTAATACGCCCCCAGAGTCTCCTCTGCCGGGCAATGTAGCGTTGATTCTGCGCGAGTACATGGAGAAGTATGTTAGGGAGCGGCCCCTCATAATAGTGGTTTCTCCGGGGAGCTACCTAGAGGAGGTCGCCTCCAAGCTCTCGCCATTAATTAAAGAGATGAATTTGAAGTTTATTGGTGTGGGCTTAGAGGGCGGGGAGGTGAAGGTGTCCTGGACGCGAGGCGCATAG
- a CDS encoding FAD-dependent oxidoreductase — MKFLRCKEVPPPTGKKIAIVGAGPAGLGAAGILRCRGHEVVVYDQNPEPGGLILFGIPMTRIPKGPVRKGIQELIDAGVKFVLRTKVDMTGDLGLMDEIVAPGERVHLEDLINEYDAVLIATGTWKTRAMGVAGEDLPWVYPAVEWIVAVHMAKYGYKPWDSVPKLEGRVLVIGGGLTAADAVLMPLTYEEFKGKVREVVLSYRRSAEYAPMGKREIDNLIAAGAKYWELTQPVEFKEENGKKIVKFVRMRLVKVSAEARPKPVPIEGSEFEEEFDYVLKAVGVLPTPPIKDGCCGIKVDPHGTIVTDDNFMTTREGVFAAGDVRHGPSLIGPALKSGMDAAKKIHEYLTSK, encoded by the coding sequence GTGAAGTTCCTCAGATGCAAGGAAGTCCCCCCGCCAACAGGCAAGAAGATAGCCATAGTCGGGGCAGGCCCTGCCGGCCTAGGCGCGGCTGGCATACTAAGATGCCGGGGCCACGAGGTCGTGGTCTACGACCAGAACCCAGAGCCCGGAGGCCTAATCCTATTCGGGATACCGATGACCAGGATACCAAAGGGACCAGTTAGGAAGGGCATCCAGGAGCTCATAGATGCTGGCGTGAAGTTCGTACTACGCACCAAAGTCGACATGACAGGAGACCTCGGCTTGATGGACGAAATAGTGGCTCCAGGGGAGAGAGTCCACCTAGAGGACTTGATAAACGAGTACGACGCCGTCCTAATAGCCACCGGGACCTGGAAGACCAGGGCCATGGGCGTTGCAGGAGAAGACCTCCCATGGGTCTACCCGGCCGTGGAGTGGATAGTAGCGGTCCATATGGCCAAGTACGGCTACAAGCCGTGGGACAGCGTGCCGAAGCTAGAGGGCAGGGTGCTGGTTATAGGCGGTGGACTCACCGCGGCAGACGCAGTGTTAATGCCGCTGACCTACGAGGAGTTCAAGGGCAAGGTCCGCGAGGTAGTCCTGAGCTATAGAAGGTCGGCCGAGTACGCTCCCATGGGTAAGAGGGAGATAGACAACCTCATAGCAGCCGGGGCTAAGTACTGGGAGCTGACGCAGCCCGTGGAGTTCAAGGAGGAGAATGGGAAGAAGATAGTGAAGTTCGTTAGAATGAGGCTGGTCAAGGTGAGTGCTGAGGCGAGGCCGAAGCCAGTCCCGATCGAGGGAAGCGAGTTCGAGGAGGAGTTCGACTATGTATTGAAGGCTGTGGGCGTGTTGCCGACGCCCCCCATCAAAGACGGCTGCTGCGGGATCAAGGTAGACCCCCACGGAACCATAGTGACAGACGACAACTTCATGACAACCAGGGAAGGCGTCTTCGCAGCTGGAGACGTAAGACACGGGCCAAGCCTAATAGGACCGGCCCTGAAGAGCGGCATGGACGCCGCAAAGAAGATACACGAGTACCTAACATCCAAATAG
- a CDS encoding thiamine pyrophosphate-binding protein: protein MAGINRVADYIAEYLKALGVKRIYGIIGTSVVDFVDALYDRRSDLRYVSVRHEQVAVAMADAEYRSSGQLSAALVHAGPGFLNSLISLGVAYKDKVPLILLSGGVKRRLYGTDSWLEVDQQSIAKSLTRATVRIDDPEDLERSLGYLVRTAFTPPRGPVLLEVPEDLWSKPVPASRLPGGLSDLIPEPAKPPVDIVKEVLGDLVRASKPLIYATGECVGDGVNSVIDELAERLGAYVVTSGNGRGACSEVHPRCLGRVGFGGGSLPADKAFESADYILVLGDELDDIATYAYTVYPEGDIDIVSENPVVEKRPIYYTRLVKASPYHFALMLLEEARKSGVKEDKKEWDGEIAGYKSAWEGMLEEAVERRYEGFANPSLFFKKLNDRIDEDTIITGGQGTHIVYTYDFLRITKPGRFLAATNLGAMGYAFPAALGAKLANPESEVIAVVGDGEFMMTLQDLETAVREGIPVKVIVVNDNSYRVLLLRQKMQKSGRVYGTIHTNPSFEALARAFGAEGTTVGSDEEIDSAIRDLLEADKPFVLDLLISPEDLPPLNLEGSLRMAGG, encoded by the coding sequence ATGGCTGGGATAAACCGTGTGGCGGACTATATAGCGGAGTACCTCAAGGCGCTCGGTGTAAAGAGGATATATGGGATTATAGGGACTAGCGTGGTCGACTTCGTAGACGCGCTCTATGACAGGAGAAGCGATCTCAGATACGTCTCGGTGAGGCACGAGCAGGTAGCAGTCGCCATGGCCGACGCCGAGTACAGGTCAAGCGGGCAGCTGAGCGCGGCACTGGTACACGCGGGGCCGGGATTCCTCAACTCCCTTATAAGCCTCGGTGTAGCGTACAAGGACAAGGTCCCCCTCATACTGTTGTCTGGAGGGGTCAAGCGCCGTCTATATGGAACCGACTCATGGCTGGAGGTAGACCAGCAATCCATAGCGAAGAGCCTCACACGGGCTACGGTGAGGATAGATGATCCGGAGGACCTAGAACGCAGCCTCGGGTACCTCGTGAGGACGGCCTTCACGCCCCCCAGGGGACCCGTCCTACTTGAGGTTCCAGAGGACCTCTGGAGCAAGCCAGTTCCAGCCAGCCGCCTCCCAGGAGGCCTCTCAGACCTCATCCCAGAACCTGCGAAGCCGCCAGTCGATATAGTGAAGGAGGTGCTCGGCGACCTAGTGCGGGCTAGCAAGCCCCTGATCTACGCTACTGGCGAGTGCGTTGGAGACGGTGTGAACTCTGTGATAGACGAGCTCGCTGAGAGGCTCGGGGCATACGTCGTTACGAGCGGTAACGGGCGTGGTGCGTGCAGCGAGGTCCACCCGAGGTGTCTTGGCAGGGTCGGGTTTGGCGGAGGGTCCCTCCCAGCGGATAAGGCCTTTGAGAGCGCAGACTATATACTAGTTCTAGGCGATGAGCTAGACGATATAGCTACCTACGCCTACACAGTGTATCCCGAGGGCGATATAGACATCGTATCAGAGAACCCGGTCGTCGAGAAGAGACCAATATACTATACCCGCTTGGTTAAGGCCTCGCCGTACCACTTCGCGCTGATGCTATTGGAGGAGGCCAGGAAGAGTGGTGTAAAGGAGGACAAGAAAGAGTGGGACGGCGAGATAGCAGGATACAAGTCCGCCTGGGAGGGCATGCTGGAAGAAGCCGTTGAGAGGAGATACGAGGGCTTCGCCAACCCCTCACTATTCTTCAAGAAGCTAAACGACCGGATAGACGAGGACACAATAATAACCGGGGGACAGGGAACCCACATAGTCTACACCTACGACTTCCTAAGGATAACGAAGCCCGGCAGGTTTCTAGCGGCTACAAACCTGGGAGCGATGGGATACGCCTTCCCCGCCGCGCTGGGGGCGAAGCTCGCGAACCCAGAGAGCGAGGTCATAGCCGTGGTTGGCGATGGAGAGTTCATGATGACGCTCCAAGACCTGGAAACCGCTGTCCGGGAGGGTATCCCCGTTAAGGTGATCGTAGTCAACGACAACTCCTATAGAGTCCTCCTGCTGAGGCAGAAGATGCAGAAGAGCGGCAGGGTGTATGGAACCATCCACACCAACCCCAGCTTCGAAGCCCTAGCACGGGCCTTCGGCGCCGAAGGAACTACTGTAGGGAGCGATGAAGAAATCGACTCTGCCATAAGGGATCTCCTAGAGGCGGATAAGCCTTTCGTCCTGGACCTGCTCATCAGTCCAGAGGACCTGCCGCCGTTGAACCTTGAAGGCAGCCTTAGGATGGCAGGCGGTTAG
- a CDS encoding 2-hydroxyacid dehydrogenase translates to MESDSYTIVSMSPLPESFFRALFAPYTRELDKPLDIIVLEDPGNREAVKEALEKADVVIGDYSFRFRITREICSMMKKVKLIAQPSTGYDHIDVKACAEKGIPVANIGAANAVSVAEYTIMTALALLRRLMKAHNDLSNGLWSQWELMELGTYDLFGKTWGVIGLGRIGREVVKRLRGFDVRILYYDKYRLSRSEEEELGVEYAPFPKLLKLSDVISIHVPLTEETRRMIGERELRLMKPTAILINPSRGEIVDEEALARALKEGWIMGAAVDVYTVEPPGPDHPLIKVKGVNIITTPHIAGATSDARTRIIQVTVENVVRVLKGEKPLNVVNM, encoded by the coding sequence ATGGAGAGCGACTCCTACACAATAGTCAGCATGAGCCCTCTACCCGAATCCTTCTTCAGGGCATTATTCGCGCCCTATACCAGGGAGCTGGACAAGCCACTCGACATCATAGTCCTGGAAGACCCCGGCAACCGCGAGGCGGTGAAGGAGGCCCTAGAGAAGGCCGATGTCGTCATCGGAGACTATAGCTTCAGGTTCCGCATCACGAGAGAGATATGCAGTATGATGAAGAAGGTCAAGCTAATAGCACAGCCTAGCACCGGCTACGATCACATAGACGTAAAGGCCTGCGCCGAGAAGGGGATACCCGTGGCCAACATCGGGGCCGCGAACGCCGTGTCGGTCGCAGAATACACTATAATGACGGCCCTAGCACTCCTCCGCAGGCTCATGAAGGCCCACAACGACCTCTCCAACGGCCTGTGGAGCCAGTGGGAGCTCATGGAGCTAGGCACCTATGATCTCTTCGGGAAGACCTGGGGCGTGATTGGCCTGGGGCGTATAGGCAGGGAGGTCGTCAAGAGGCTTAGGGGGTTCGATGTCAGGATACTCTACTACGATAAGTACAGGCTTTCCCGTAGCGAGGAGGAGGAACTGGGTGTGGAGTATGCGCCGTTCCCCAAGCTACTCAAGCTGAGCGACGTCATATCCATACATGTTCCACTCACCGAGGAGACTAGGCGTATGATTGGCGAGAGGGAGCTGCGGCTCATGAAGCCTACCGCCATACTGATCAACCCGTCCCGGGGCGAGATAGTGGATGAAGAGGCGCTGGCCAGAGCCTTGAAGGAGGGCTGGATTATGGGCGCCGCCGTGGATGTCTACACTGTAGAGCCGCCGGGCCCGGATCATCCCTTGATAAAGGTTAAGGGTGTTAATATAATCACGACGCCCCACATAGCCGGGGCTACAAGCGATGCGAGGACTCGTATAATACAGGTCACCGTGGAGAACGTTGTTCGCGTGTTGAAGGGAGAGAAGCCGCTGAACGTGGTGAACATGTAG
- a CDS encoding GNAT family N-acetyltransferase — translation MEIVVERGSLRVLEELLTESMGEWHSYYAVEAVRGGIAEYLLAYIDGAPRGGIVYYSIPFKRGGDLTIIYYVVVSPRARGHDIGRILVLSVEEIAGSKAYLATIGEGNIASRRMFESIGYRIYTYDSIEESHGHAIARKIARASCGYEDSMVAVKPGDTGLGLIADLDDDAVERVFQAICYRPWKRLRRREAIRVQ, via the coding sequence ATGGAGATAGTAGTAGAAAGGGGTAGTCTCCGAGTCCTAGAGGAGCTGCTCACCGAGTCGATGGGCGAATGGCACTCCTACTATGCAGTCGAAGCGGTCAGAGGCGGGATAGCAGAATACCTTCTAGCCTATATCGACGGGGCGCCCAGGGGCGGTATAGTGTACTACTCTATCCCCTTCAAGAGAGGCGGCGATCTAACCATAATCTACTATGTCGTGGTGTCGCCCCGGGCAAGGGGCCATGATATAGGTAGGATACTAGTATTGAGCGTAGAAGAGATTGCAGGGTCCAAGGCCTACCTGGCCACTATTGGAGAGGGCAACATCGCCAGCAGGAGGATGTTCGAGAGCATCGGCTACCGCATCTACACCTACGACTCCATAGAGGAATCCCACGGCCATGCCATAGCGAGGAAGATCGCCAGGGCATCGTGCGGGTATGAGGATAGCATGGTGGCTGTAAAGCCGGGCGATACGGGTCTAGGATTAATAGCGGATCTAGACGACGACGCCGTGGAGAGGGTCTTCCAGGCTATATGCTATAGGCCTTGGAAGAGGCTTAGAAGGCGCGAGGCTATACGTGTACAATAA